A DNA window from Turicibacter sp. TJ11 contains the following coding sequences:
- a CDS encoding glycerophosphodiester phosphodiesterase, which yields MIQMIKQTITYLKWDWPTLLLFELLHKLFALVVIIPLFFSILTSMMLKADLTYLSPSIINRFIFSPSTLILGLSMILLLGYYFFFELSAIFLYYQSAVYKQHLSIFYLIKQSVLSSLKILLPKNLLLLMVLIFFIPATTFSFKTICLDGASITEFLFDFIYQRAPLHPLYLMFILILEVIFIRLIFILPLFIYKKRSFMKACQESLKLTKGCPRYLIPLLISWSLFAAVIFMVIYGVLILVVAILTKIMTPSSKELMIFYDASFTIKNILIIIVPSFMIIGNCGFITTIYTLLPFNHFDESISSYTSNHRHPILISLAILSLSLCVGEFISPDNLYSKNEHLSDEIKIIAHRASATQVPENTLSALDYAILSGADMAEIDVQQTKDGELILMHDSNLKRTTGYDSKVSEATFEQIRALESGSWFSDEFLGEPIPTLEDVLQKSKGEITLMIEIKASDHPVDVARDVIKLIESYEMEKQCIVGAMDYRVLQAVKMMNPRIKTVYITALAYGDYQDLEDVDYYSIEASFISFALIDQIHRSGKQIYAWTVNKDSTMQSMIAMQVDGIVTDDPVLLQSQLTQINDHYVSFVGNLFFSKQ from the coding sequence ATGATACAGATGATCAAACAAACAATAACTTACTTAAAGTGGGATTGGCCGACCCTTCTTTTATTTGAGCTTCTTCATAAACTTTTTGCACTTGTCGTCATCATTCCTTTATTTTTTTCCATTCTCACGTCTATGATGCTAAAAGCAGATTTAACTTATTTAAGCCCTTCTATCATTAATCGTTTTATTTTTTCTCCTTCTACTTTAATTTTAGGCCTTAGCATGATTTTGCTACTTGGATACTACTTTTTTTTCGAACTATCTGCCATCTTTTTGTATTATCAATCCGCCGTTTATAAGCAACACCTCTCTATTTTTTATCTCATTAAGCAGAGTGTTTTATCCTCTTTAAAAATTTTGCTACCTAAAAATCTTTTGCTTTTAATGGTACTAATTTTTTTCATTCCCGCTACAACCTTTAGTTTTAAAACGATTTGTTTAGATGGAGCTTCTATTACAGAATTTTTATTTGATTTTATTTATCAACGGGCTCCTTTACATCCACTGTATTTAATGTTCATTTTAATTCTTGAGGTTATTTTTATTCGACTGATCTTTATTCTTCCTTTATTTATTTATAAGAAACGATCATTCATGAAAGCCTGTCAAGAAAGTTTGAAATTGACCAAAGGATGTCCACGTTATTTAATTCCTTTACTAATTAGTTGGTCTTTATTCGCAGCGGTTATTTTTATGGTGATCTATGGTGTTTTAATTTTAGTCGTTGCCATTTTAACAAAGATCATGACGCCTTCATCAAAGGAACTCATGATTTTTTACGATGCATCCTTCACCATTAAAAATATACTTATTATCATTGTTCCTAGCTTCATGATTATTGGAAACTGTGGTTTTATTACAACGATCTATACCCTATTACCGTTTAATCACTTTGATGAATCCATTTCTTCTTATACCTCAAATCATCGTCATCCTATCTTAATTAGTTTAGCTATTTTAAGTTTATCATTATGTGTTGGAGAATTTATTAGTCCTGATAATTTATACAGTAAAAATGAGCATTTATCAGATGAGATTAAAATTATTGCTCATCGAGCATCCGCAACACAAGTGCCTGAAAATACGTTATCTGCCTTAGATTACGCCATCTTAAGTGGAGCGGATATGGCTGAAATTGATGTTCAACAAACGAAAGATGGTGAGTTAATTTTAATGCATGATTCCAATTTAAAACGAACCACTGGCTACGATAGTAAAGTAAGTGAGGCAACATTCGAACAAATAAGAGCCCTTGAAAGTGGAAGTTGGTTTTCAGATGAATTTTTAGGTGAGCCTATCCCGACGCTTGAGGATGTCCTTCAAAAAAGTAAGGGTGAAATCACACTGATGATTGAGATTAAAGCAAGTGATCACCCTGTTGATGTGGCACGTGATGTCATCAAACTGATTGAAAGCTACGAAATGGAAAAGCAGTGTATCGTTGGGGCGATGGATTATCGTGTCTTACAAGCCGTCAAAATGATGAATCCTCGAATCAAAACCGTCTATATTACCGCTCTTGCTTATGGTGATTATCAAGACCTTGAAGATGTTGATTATTACTCCATTGAGGCATCCTTTATTTCCTTTGCTTTAATTGATCAAATTCATCGATCAGGAAAACAAATCTATGCCTGGACCGTCAACAAAGATTCAACGATGCAATCCATGATTGCCATGCAAGTGGACGGAATTGTTACAGATGACCCTGTTTTACTACAAAGTCAACTTACTCAAATTAATGATCATTATGTTTCCTTCGTTGGGAATTTATTTTTTAGCAAACAATAA
- a CDS encoding DeoR/GlpR family DNA-binding transcription regulator: MITEERHQRIVSELKQKGSVRVADLVEKFNLSESTIRRDLDHLEELNYLKRVHGGAVSVQNKFIEKSYHDKSSEFVTEKDLIAKYAASLVEDGDSIYLDSGTTTYEMIKYLKDKDIVVVTNGLSHVESLINQNISCFVLGGKVKPKTKAVVGYEAISTLGRYRFDKCFMGSNGVHYLHGFTTPDPEEAMIKENAIKAANDVFVLVDETKFGEVSFTRFAKIDEATIVTNRQEDLNQYQDKTLVKVVRK; the protein is encoded by the coding sequence TTGATCACAGAAGAAAGACATCAACGAATTGTGAGCGAACTAAAGCAAAAAGGATCGGTCAGAGTAGCTGATTTGGTTGAAAAATTCAATTTATCAGAATCCACGATTCGACGTGATTTAGATCATCTAGAGGAGCTGAATTATTTAAAGCGTGTCCATGGAGGCGCCGTATCAGTTCAAAATAAATTCATAGAAAAAAGTTATCACGATAAATCAAGTGAGTTCGTGACTGAAAAAGATTTAATTGCAAAGTATGCGGCTTCTTTAGTTGAAGATGGTGATAGTATTTATCTTGATTCAGGAACAACTACGTATGAGATGATTAAGTATCTAAAAGATAAAGACATTGTTGTGGTGACCAATGGTTTATCTCATGTTGAATCATTAATTAACCAAAACATCTCCTGTTTTGTGTTAGGTGGTAAGGTGAAACCAAAAACAAAAGCAGTCGTAGGCTATGAAGCCATTTCAACTTTAGGACGCTATCGATTTGATAAATGCTTTATGGGGAGTAATGGTGTTCATTATTTACATGGATTCACGACACCTGACCCAGAAGAAGCAATGATTAAAGAGAATGCGATCAAAGCGGCAAATGATGTCTTTGTTTTAGTAGATGAAACAAAATTTGGAGAGGTAAGTTTCACTAGATTTGCAAAAATAGATGAAGCAACCATCGTCACAAATCGCCAGGAAGATTTAAATCAATATCAAGATAAAACATTAGTGAAGGTAGTGAGAAAATGA
- the pfkB gene encoding 1-phosphofructokinase: MIYTVTLNPSIDYVVNMDQLVEGTVNRISTENFYAGGKGINVSQILNQHNIDNKALGFVSGFTGEFIKQSLEEKGIQTDFISLSSGYSRINMKVKTKTDETEINGAGPTISQEAIDSLYRQLDELKSGDTLVLAGSIPSSLPDDFYEQIMKYIEKKQIKVIVDATKNLLLNVLKYHPFLIKPNHHEIAEMFDVTISSLEDLLHYGERLKEMGAKNVLISMGGEGAVLLTESGEVYRSNVPKGTVKNSVGAGDSMVAGFIAGYQKTGRYDEALRLGAASGSATAFSSDVATREYIDQLVSEIHVNQL; this comes from the coding sequence ATGATTTATACAGTAACACTTAATCCTTCAATTGACTATGTTGTTAACATGGATCAATTAGTTGAAGGAACCGTTAACCGTATCTCGACAGAGAATTTTTATGCAGGAGGAAAAGGAATTAATGTTTCACAAATTTTAAATCAACACAACATTGATAATAAAGCATTAGGATTTGTGAGTGGATTTACAGGCGAGTTTATAAAACAAAGCTTAGAAGAAAAAGGAATTCAGACCGACTTTATTTCATTATCTTCAGGGTATTCACGTATTAATATGAAAGTAAAAACTAAAACAGACGAAACAGAAATTAATGGAGCAGGTCCAACCATTTCTCAAGAAGCGATTGATTCATTGTATCGTCAACTAGATGAACTAAAATCAGGAGATACGCTTGTGTTAGCAGGAAGTATCCCGTCATCACTTCCTGATGATTTTTATGAACAAATCATGAAGTACATCGAGAAAAAGCAAATTAAAGTCATCGTAGATGCCACAAAAAATTTATTATTAAATGTGTTAAAATATCATCCGTTCTTAATTAAACCTAATCATCACGAAATTGCTGAAATGTTTGACGTTACCATTTCAAGCTTAGAGGATTTACTTCACTATGGTGAGCGATTAAAAGAAATGGGGGCAAAAAATGTCTTAATCTCAATGGGAGGTGAAGGCGCAGTTTTATTAACTGAAAGTGGGGAAGTTTATCGCAGTAATGTTCCAAAAGGAACGGTGAAAAACTCCGTAGGGGCAGGAGATTCGATGGTAGCTGGGTTTATCGCAGGATACCAAAAAACAGGACGTTATGATGAGGCATTACGTTTAGGAGCTGCAAGTGGAAGTGCAACGGCATTTTCAAGTGATGTGGCGACACGTGAGTATATTGATCAATTAGTATCGGAGATTCATGTTAATCAATTATAA